Proteins encoded together in one Halalkaliarchaeum sp. AArc-CO window:
- a CDS encoding class I SAM-dependent methyltransferase codes for MDHAEPRYLEAKRSVDRRALSRRVRAALLAGLPRAPRVLEAGCGTGVTVPRLLSWGVRAFDYLGVDRDPRVIAFARDARPKELRYRGYEAVDTQRGGRIEASRESRPVEVQFAFETGDALELLSQRANERGGEERTSGERGGEERISGERGADLVVAGAFLDVAPLEPTIEAIESALAPGGLAYLPITFDGGTLFAPDHPLDDAVERAYHDAIDAVDGRNSRAGRAALSRLADRDGTLLAANASDWIVRPRDGATGGYPLDERWFVSRILSFVDGAVDPAASTVPELDRDGFDDWLETRRRQLATAELAYVAHQYDLLYRAPS; via the coding sequence ATGGACCACGCCGAGCCCAGATACCTCGAGGCGAAGCGATCCGTCGACCGGCGGGCGCTCTCGAGGCGGGTGCGCGCGGCACTACTGGCGGGGCTCCCCCGAGCGCCGCGGGTGCTCGAGGCGGGTTGCGGAACAGGGGTGACCGTCCCCCGACTGCTGTCGTGGGGCGTCCGGGCGTTCGACTACCTCGGCGTCGATCGCGACCCCCGAGTGATCGCGTTCGCACGCGACGCTCGTCCGAAGGAGCTCCGCTATCGGGGATACGAGGCGGTCGACACCCAACGCGGCGGACGGATCGAGGCCTCCCGGGAGAGTCGCCCGGTCGAGGTACAGTTCGCCTTCGAGACAGGTGACGCGCTCGAACTGCTCTCGCAACGAGCGAACGAACGCGGCGGGGAGGAACGGACATCGGGCGAACGCGGCGGGGAGGAACGGATATCGGGCGAACGCGGCGCGGACCTCGTCGTCGCGGGGGCGTTCCTCGACGTGGCACCGCTGGAGCCGACGATCGAGGCGATCGAGTCTGCGCTCGCGCCCGGCGGCCTGGCGTACCTGCCGATCACGTTCGACGGCGGGACGCTGTTCGCTCCCGACCACCCGCTCGACGACGCCGTCGAGCGAGCCTATCACGACGCAATCGACGCCGTCGACGGGCGGAACAGCCGTGCGGGACGGGCCGCGCTCTCGCGTCTGGCCGACCGTGACGGCACGCTCCTCGCGGCGAACGCTTCCGACTGGATCGTCCGGCCCCGGGACGGAGCGACTGGCGGGTATCCCCTGGACGAGCGCTGGTTCGTCTCTCGGATCCTCTCGTTCGTCGACGGTGCGGTCGATCCGGCGGCCTCGACGGTTCCGGAACTGGACCGGGACGGATTCGACGACTGGCTTGAGACGCGCCGGCGACAACTCGCGACGGCGGAGCTTGCCTACGTCGCCCACCAGTACGATCTGCTCTATCGGGCGCCGTCGTGA
- a CDS encoding TFIIB-type zinc ribbon-containing protein has translation MRESTKERPREHGTREQENCPECAGPLVVREDDGETVCDDCGLVTREAALDSGPEWRAYDAAEREKKSRVGAPSTELLHDRGLSTTIGWDDRDAHGRTLDSRKRRQLARLRLWDERFRTKDAHERNLKHALGEIDRMASALGVPDPVRETTGAIYRRALNDDLLPGRSIEGMATAALYAAARLDGVARSIEEVTAVSRVDGMEVKRTYRYLSRELELEVPPTHPAEYLGRFASDLGCTDETERRARELIDAATERGVHSGKHPVGIAASALYAAATLTDEEVTQYDVSDVANVSEVTIRNRYREVLEAGASEGVVDDDSFTNEGTEEADA, from the coding sequence ATCAGAGAGTCGACGAAAGAGCGACCGCGTGAGCACGGCACCCGGGAGCAGGAGAACTGCCCGGAGTGCGCCGGACCGCTCGTCGTCCGCGAGGACGACGGGGAGACGGTCTGTGACGACTGCGGGCTGGTTACCAGGGAGGCGGCGCTGGATTCGGGTCCCGAGTGGCGGGCGTACGACGCCGCCGAACGGGAAAAGAAATCCCGAGTCGGCGCGCCGTCGACGGAGCTGCTCCACGACCGGGGGCTGTCGACGACCATCGGGTGGGACGACCGGGACGCTCACGGACGGACACTGGATTCCCGAAAGCGACGGCAGCTCGCGCGGCTCAGGCTGTGGGACGAGCGGTTCCGGACCAAGGACGCGCACGAACGGAACCTCAAACACGCGCTCGGCGAAATCGACCGGATGGCGTCCGCACTCGGCGTGCCCGATCCGGTTCGAGAGACCACCGGCGCGATCTATCGTCGGGCACTGAACGACGATCTACTTCCGGGTCGGTCGATCGAGGGGATGGCTACCGCTGCGCTGTACGCGGCTGCCCGGCTGGACGGGGTCGCTCGGTCGATCGAGGAGGTGACAGCGGTCAGTCGGGTCGATGGGATGGAGGTGAAACGGACCTACCGGTATCTCTCCCGCGAACTCGAACTCGAGGTCCCCCCGACCCATCCCGCGGAGTATCTCGGTCGGTTCGCCTCCGACCTCGGCTGCACCGACGAGACCGAACGCCGCGCGCGGGAGCTCATCGACGCCGCGACCGAACGAGGGGTCCACAGCGGCAAACATCCGGTCGGAATCGCCGCGAGTGCCCTGTATGCCGCCGCAACGCTGACCGACGAGGAGGTGACCCAGTACGATGTGTCCGACGTCGCGAACGTGAGCGAGGTCACGATCCGGAACCGGTACCGCGAGGTGCTGGAGGCGGGCGCGTCCGAGGGCGTCGTCGACGACGATAGCTTCACGAACGAGGGGACCGAGGAGGCCGACGCCTGA
- a CDS encoding glycosyltransferase, translating into MARVAVVHNTLDFRGGADVVALSVCDALDAGHRGSHDVDLFTIAETDPDELAPRFGLDVDVPVCEPPMADRIARTLGTLTPQIGPQMAARSALVSRFFRRHADGYDLAVSTTNELSLPLPSVQYVHFPQFSLGRLPDRFDADPGRFDWLWARLSAPTPGELPDDATFVANSEWTADAVEAIYGRSAAVVYPPVRPIPGPRPWEERELGAVVVGRIAPDRRTFEAIDVVDRVRDRGHDLHLHVVGTAPRAYRPYVDRVRRAARGRPYVHLETDVPRDRLEALLRSHRYGLNVRPDESFGIGVAEFRAAGMIAFAPDAGGQREVLDGRSDRLFESLEEAVDLLSASIESGDRPGMPTDRFGPDRFRSEIRTLVADALAEL; encoded by the coding sequence ATGGCGAGGGTGGCGGTCGTCCACAACACGCTGGATTTCCGGGGCGGCGCCGACGTCGTCGCGCTGTCGGTCTGTGACGCGCTCGACGCCGGCCACCGGGGGAGCCACGACGTCGATCTGTTCACAATCGCGGAAACCGACCCCGACGAACTGGCGCCGCGGTTCGGACTCGACGTCGACGTTCCGGTCTGTGAGCCCCCCATGGCCGATCGGATCGCCCGGACGCTGGGAACGCTCACTCCACAGATCGGTCCCCAGATGGCCGCCAGGAGCGCTCTCGTCTCGCGGTTCTTCCGACGTCACGCCGACGGCTACGACCTCGCGGTGAGCACCACCAACGAACTCTCGCTTCCGCTACCCTCCGTGCAGTACGTCCACTTCCCGCAGTTTTCCCTCGGCCGTCTCCCGGACCGGTTCGACGCCGACCCAGGTCGGTTCGACTGGCTGTGGGCCCGACTAAGTGCGCCGACGCCCGGGGAACTCCCCGATGACGCGACGTTCGTGGCCAACTCCGAGTGGACCGCAGACGCTGTCGAGGCGATCTACGGCCGGTCGGCCGCCGTCGTCTACCCGCCCGTCCGGCCGATCCCGGGGCCACGGCCCTGGGAGGAGCGGGAGCTCGGAGCGGTGGTCGTCGGACGGATCGCACCCGATCGACGGACGTTCGAGGCGATCGACGTCGTCGACCGCGTTCGCGACCGGGGTCACGACCTCCACCTCCACGTGGTCGGCACCGCTCCGCGGGCGTACCGGCCGTACGTCGACCGGGTTCGTCGGGCGGCACGAGGACGGCCGTACGTCCACCTCGAGACGGACGTCCCGCGGGATCGGCTCGAGGCGCTGCTGCGGTCCCACCGATACGGGCTGAACGTCCGTCCGGACGAGTCGTTCGGAATCGGCGTCGCGGAGTTCCGCGCGGCGGGGATGATCGCGTTCGCCCCCGACGCCGGCGGGCAGCGGGAGGTGCTCGATGGCCGATCCGACAGGCTCTTCGAATCGCTCGAAGAGGCCGTCGATCTCCTCTCGGCGTCGATCGAATCGGGAGATCGTCCCGGGATGCCGACGGATCGATTCGGGCCCGACCGGTTCCGATCCGAGATCCGAACGCTCGTCGCGGACGCACTGGCTGAACTGTGA